From Bradyrhizobium symbiodeficiens, the proteins below share one genomic window:
- a CDS encoding ABC transporter ATP-binding protein: MAYLELDRVAKQFGAQTVVDDFSLAVGKGEFISFLGPSGCGKTTTLQMIAGFLDPTRGAIRLEDKDLTAIHPAKRGLGIVFQSYALFPHMTAAENVAFGLEMRNVPRTERAERVRAALAMVGLAGFEDRHPRRMSGGQQQRVALARALVIKPSVLLLDEPLSNLDAKLREEMQIELRQIQRTIGTTTILVTHDQNEAMSLSDRIVVMSQGKIEQIGTPQETYEKPASAFVSQFLGKTNDFAGTIDRTVVPTQLVAGSWRAPAPAVLTGPVIVSIRPERIGFGDAGLSAKIITRIFQGNHWLFQCDSECGPAIVIRQNDGQAQPAEGDAVRLVWRPEDMSVRARAVA, encoded by the coding sequence ATGGCCTATCTCGAGCTCGATCGGGTCGCCAAGCAGTTCGGGGCGCAGACTGTGGTCGACGACTTCAGTCTCGCCGTGGGCAAGGGGGAGTTCATCTCCTTCCTCGGCCCCTCCGGCTGCGGCAAGACGACGACCCTGCAGATGATCGCGGGCTTCCTCGATCCCACCCGCGGCGCGATTCGCCTGGAGGACAAGGACCTGACCGCGATCCATCCGGCCAAGCGCGGCCTCGGCATCGTGTTCCAGAGCTACGCGCTGTTTCCGCACATGACCGCGGCGGAGAACGTCGCCTTCGGTCTCGAGATGCGCAACGTGCCGCGCACTGAAAGAGCCGAGCGCGTCCGTGCCGCGCTGGCGATGGTCGGGCTCGCCGGCTTCGAGGACCGCCATCCCCGCCGCATGTCCGGCGGCCAGCAGCAGCGCGTGGCACTGGCGCGTGCGCTGGTGATCAAGCCGAGCGTGCTGCTGCTCGACGAGCCCTTGTCCAACCTCGACGCCAAGCTGCGCGAGGAGATGCAGATCGAGCTGCGCCAGATCCAGCGCACCATCGGCACCACCACGATCCTCGTCACCCACGATCAGAACGAGGCGATGTCGCTGTCCGACCGCATCGTGGTGATGAGCCAGGGCAAGATCGAGCAGATCGGCACGCCGCAGGAGACGTACGAGAAGCCAGCCTCGGCCTTCGTCTCGCAATTCCTCGGCAAGACCAACGATTTTGCCGGCACGATCGACCGGACTGTCGTGCCCACGCAGCTAGTGGCGGGTTCCTGGCGCGCGCCGGCGCCGGCTGTTCTCACTGGCCCCGTCATCGTCAGCATTCGCCCTGAAAGAATCGGCTTTGGCGATGCAGGGCTCAGCGCAAAAATCATCACGCGCATCTTCCAGGGCAATCACTGGCTGTTCCAGTGCGACAGCGAATGCGGCCCGGCGATCGTGATCCGCCAGAACGACGGTCAGGCGCAGCCGGCCGAGGGCGATGCGGTTCGCCTCGTCTGGCGGCCGGAGGACATGAGCGTGCGCGCGAGGGCGGTCGCATGA
- a CDS encoding ABC transporter permease: MSAVAEERSARAPWALTAPALMLFVGVLLIPLAMTVMLSFHDWGQYKGIEPVFILKNWHEIATDPYYAEMFLRTFRIAILTTLLTALLGAPEAYILNRMDGRWKSFFLLVILGPLLISVVARTLGWALLFGGNNGLVNKLLMSLGVMRSPIPFMFTETGMVVALAHVMMPFMVLSVWAALQRLDPQIENAAMSLGAGPVTIIRRIIMPQIMPGVLSGAIIVFSLSASAFATPAIIGGRRLKVAATLAYDEFLNTLNWPLGAAVATLLLVALVLIVVGSNTLIERRYAEVFR, encoded by the coding sequence ATGAGCGCGGTCGCCGAGGAACGCAGCGCTCGTGCGCCATGGGCGCTCACCGCGCCCGCCCTGATGCTGTTCGTCGGCGTGCTGCTGATTCCGCTGGCGATGACGGTGATGCTGTCGTTCCACGATTGGGGCCAGTACAAGGGCATCGAGCCGGTCTTCATCCTGAAGAACTGGCACGAGATCGCGACCGATCCCTATTACGCGGAGATGTTCTTGCGGACGTTTCGGATCGCGATCCTGACCACGCTGCTCACGGCCCTGCTCGGCGCGCCCGAGGCCTACATCCTCAACCGCATGGACGGCCGCTGGAAGAGCTTCTTCCTGCTGGTCATTCTCGGGCCGCTCCTGATCTCCGTGGTGGCGCGCACGCTCGGCTGGGCGCTGCTGTTCGGCGGCAACAACGGCCTCGTCAACAAGCTCCTGATGTCGCTCGGGGTGATGCGCTCGCCAATCCCCTTCATGTTCACCGAAACCGGGATGGTCGTCGCGCTCGCGCATGTCATGATGCCGTTCATGGTGCTGTCGGTGTGGGCGGCGCTGCAGCGGCTCGATCCGCAGATCGAGAACGCCGCGATGTCGCTCGGCGCCGGCCCCGTCACCATCATCCGCCGCATCATCATGCCGCAGATCATGCCGGGCGTGCTGTCGGGTGCGATCATCGTATTCTCGCTCTCGGCCAGCGCGTTCGCGACGCCGGCAATCATCGGCGGCCGTCGGCTCAAGGTCGCGGCGACGCTGGCCTATGACGAGTTCCTCAACACATTGAACTGGCCGCTCGGTGCCGCGGTCGCAACCCTCCTGCTGGTCGCGCTGGTCCTGATCGTCGTCGGCAGCAACACGCTGATCGAGCGGCGCTATGCGGAGGTGTTCCGATGA
- a CDS encoding amidohydrolase family protein has protein sequence MSTIAIFGSYVLSRKDGAQDVLRDHWVLVEGKRIAAVTRDKPRADEVYDRPGRFVLPGLLNLHNHCFSEAVARSHTEDGNGRKNNQSIVYTVLLPLTKRGADILSAEERMAVARLGILQLLKGGATTVMEPFRNSIPEMFDAAEEMGIRFYGAPYLFSTSDAKAGPDGVVQYSGDDGAADMATWDALYQRWNNRGDGRIGLAMSPHATDTCGPDLLKACATRARELGVPITTHMAQSRAEVETIGKRYGGRTPAQYLDWLGLLAPDLMAAHCMFSTDDDLKLMAARGMTVLNCPRVFARAGVTAAFSRFAEHGVRTVVGTDGYNMDLLGELNAASLISKTTSQRADVANSPELIEANTAVAADVIKRPDLGRIEPGATADLTVVDFTHPHLQPLFDPRRALIALANRANIDQVMVDGRVLIDAGRYLGAGEAAITAAGSAAIGRIWDLPEAQAAFNG, from the coding sequence ATGAGCACGATCGCAATCTTCGGCAGCTACGTGCTGTCACGGAAAGACGGCGCGCAGGATGTGCTGCGCGACCATTGGGTCCTCGTCGAAGGCAAGAGGATCGCCGCTGTCACGCGCGACAAGCCGCGCGCGGACGAGGTCTATGACCGTCCCGGCCGCTTCGTTCTGCCGGGGCTGCTCAACCTGCACAATCACTGCTTCAGCGAGGCGGTGGCGCGCAGCCATACCGAAGACGGCAACGGCCGCAAGAACAACCAGAGCATCGTCTACACGGTGCTGTTGCCGCTAACCAAGCGCGGCGCCGATATCCTGTCGGCGGAAGAACGCATGGCGGTGGCGCGGCTCGGCATCCTCCAGCTTCTCAAGGGCGGCGCCACCACGGTGATGGAGCCGTTCCGAAATTCGATCCCTGAAATGTTCGATGCCGCCGAGGAGATGGGCATCCGCTTCTACGGCGCGCCCTATCTGTTCTCGACGTCGGATGCCAAGGCCGGCCCTGACGGCGTGGTGCAATATTCCGGCGATGACGGCGCCGCCGACATGGCGACGTGGGATGCGCTCTACCAGCGCTGGAACAATCGCGGCGATGGCCGCATCGGCCTTGCCATGAGCCCGCATGCCACCGACACTTGCGGTCCCGACCTGCTGAAGGCCTGCGCGACGCGGGCGCGCGAGCTTGGCGTGCCCATCACCACGCACATGGCGCAGAGCCGCGCCGAGGTCGAGACCATCGGCAAGCGCTATGGCGGCCGCACGCCGGCGCAATATCTGGACTGGCTCGGCCTGCTGGCGCCCGACCTGATGGCAGCGCACTGCATGTTCAGCACGGACGACGATCTCAAGCTGATGGCCGCGCGCGGCATGACCGTGCTGAATTGCCCGCGCGTGTTCGCGCGCGCCGGTGTCACCGCGGCGTTCAGCCGATTCGCCGAGCACGGCGTCCGCACCGTGGTCGGCACCGACGGCTACAACATGGATCTGCTCGGTGAGCTCAATGCGGCCTCGCTGATCTCCAAGACCACCTCGCAGCGCGCCGATGTGGCCAATTCGCCCGAGCTGATCGAAGCGAACACGGCGGTGGCCGCCGATGTCATCAAGCGGCCCGATCTCGGCCGGATCGAGCCCGGCGCGACGGCTGATCTCACCGTGGTCGATTTCACCCATCCGCATCTCCAGCCGCTGTTCGATCCCCGCCGCGCGCTAATCGCGCTCGCCAACCGCGCCAACATCGATCAGGTCATGGTCGATGGCCGCGTGCTGATCGACGCCGGGCGCTATCTCGGCGCCGGCGAAGCGGCGATCACGGCAGCAGGCAGCGCCGCGATCGGCAGGATCTGGGATTTGCCGGAGGCGCAGGCCGCATTCAACGGCTGA
- a CDS encoding ABC transporter substrate-binding protein yields MKTLSLLTAASIAALIAVPSAASAQQKTLYVAGYGGSFEKTIRDEVIPTFEKENGVKVEYVAGNSTDTLAKLQAQKGNQQIDVAIVDDGPMYQAIQLGFCGKLEGLPADLYDTARFKDDRAVAIGIVATGLMYNTKVFKEKGWAAPTSWNDLKDTKYAKQLVIPPINNTYGLEALVMLSKMNGGGETNVDSGFKIFKEQINPNVLAYEPSPGKMTELFQSGQAVIAVWGTGRVQSFANTGFPVDFVYPKEGAATLLTTACPITKPNASPLASSFVKMLLDPKIQLVMLKEYGYGPVLKSLVVPPEFGKMAPIGERAAKLYNPDWTVINEKREEWTKRWNREVER; encoded by the coding sequence ATGAAGACTCTCAGCCTTCTGACCGCGGCCAGCATCGCAGCGCTCATTGCCGTCCCATCGGCCGCATCGGCCCAGCAAAAGACGCTCTACGTCGCCGGCTATGGCGGCTCGTTCGAGAAGACGATCCGCGACGAGGTGATCCCCACTTTCGAGAAGGAGAACGGCGTCAAGGTCGAATACGTCGCCGGCAACTCCACCGACACGCTGGCAAAGCTCCAGGCGCAGAAGGGCAATCAGCAGATCGACGTCGCCATTGTCGATGACGGCCCGATGTACCAGGCGATTCAGCTCGGCTTCTGCGGCAAGCTCGAGGGCCTGCCGGCGGATCTCTACGACACCGCGCGCTTCAAGGATGATCGCGCCGTCGCCATCGGCATCGTCGCCACGGGCCTGATGTACAACACCAAGGTGTTCAAGGAGAAGGGCTGGGCGGCGCCGACCTCGTGGAACGATCTCAAGGACACGAAATACGCCAAGCAGCTGGTGATCCCGCCCATCAACAACACTTACGGTCTTGAAGCGCTGGTGATGCTGTCGAAGATGAACGGCGGCGGCGAGACCAACGTCGATTCCGGCTTCAAGATCTTCAAGGAACAGATCAATCCGAACGTGCTCGCCTACGAGCCGTCGCCGGGCAAGATGACCGAGCTGTTCCAGTCCGGCCAGGCCGTGATCGCGGTGTGGGGCACCGGCCGCGTGCAGAGCTTTGCCAATACCGGCTTCCCCGTCGACTTCGTCTACCCGAAGGAAGGTGCTGCGACGCTGCTGACGACGGCGTGTCCGATCACCAAGCCGAACGCCTCGCCGCTGGCGTCCAGCTTTGTGAAGATGCTGCTCGATCCAAAAATCCAGCTGGTGATGCTGAAGGAATACGGCTACGGCCCGGTGCTGAAATCGCTGGTGGTGCCGCCGGAGTTCGGCAAGATGGCGCCGATCGGCGAGCGCGCCGCCAAGCTCTATAATCCGGACTGGACCGTCATCAACGAGAAGCGCGAGGAGTGGACCAAGCGCTGGAATCGCGAGGTCGAGCGTTGA
- a CDS encoding ABC transporter substrate-binding protein, whose protein sequence is MPISRRSLLKAAAAVPGLSLPGIVRAESQSTLRFIPVIDLAFVDPIYSTAQVSRNHGFMVYDTLYGMSASLQVSPQMLSGHVISGDQLQWDLSLRDGLFWHDGERVLARDCVASIRRWAARDGFGGELMEATAELSAADDRTIRFRLKRPFPLLPQALGKAAINACFMMPERLASQDPFKPLTEVIGSGPFRYLADERVQGARNAYAKFERYQPRTDGKPDWTAGPKIVHYDRVVWTTTPDAGTGVAALQTGEQDWQETTPHDLLPVIKAAGDIETHILDPRGYACMLRLNHLQPPFDNPAVRRALLGAIDQSAFMTAVAGVDPAFQVSPIGYFAPGTPMASEVGLDVFRGPRDYAKVKADLKAAGYNGEKIVVLVPTNSLAQKPLGEIAVDSLRKAGMNVEYAGLDFAVVLQRQLKKDPVGQGGWSAAVGNWQGIDWLNPAGNTNIRGEGKVAGWYASTKMGELRSQWLAASELAEQQRICRQIQAVAFEEIPYIPIGLYKQPTAYRKAITGILDGTAVFWNVRPS, encoded by the coding sequence ATGCCCATCTCTCGCCGCTCGCTCCTCAAGGCCGCTGCTGCCGTTCCGGGGCTGTCATTGCCGGGCATCGTCCGTGCTGAATCTCAATCCACGCTGCGCTTCATTCCCGTGATCGATCTCGCCTTCGTCGATCCGATTTACTCGACCGCGCAGGTGTCGCGAAACCACGGCTTCATGGTCTACGACACGCTCTATGGCATGAGCGCCTCGCTCCAGGTCTCGCCGCAGATGCTGTCGGGGCATGTGATCTCCGGCGACCAGCTCCAGTGGGACCTCAGCCTGCGCGACGGCCTGTTCTGGCACGATGGCGAGCGGGTGCTCGCGCGCGACTGCGTCGCCAGCATCCGCCGCTGGGCGGCGCGCGACGGCTTTGGCGGCGAGCTGATGGAGGCGACCGCCGAGCTCTCGGCAGCGGACGACCGCACCATCCGTTTTCGTCTCAAGCGCCCGTTCCCTTTGCTGCCGCAGGCACTCGGCAAGGCCGCGATCAATGCCTGCTTCATGATGCCGGAGCGGCTGGCGAGCCAGGATCCATTCAAGCCGCTGACCGAAGTCATCGGCAGCGGTCCGTTCCGCTACCTCGCCGACGAGCGCGTGCAGGGCGCGCGCAACGCCTATGCCAAATTCGAGCGCTACCAGCCGCGCACCGACGGCAAGCCGGATTGGACCGCGGGTCCGAAGATCGTGCATTACGACCGCGTGGTCTGGACCACCACGCCGGACGCCGGCACCGGCGTTGCCGCACTGCAGACCGGCGAGCAGGACTGGCAGGAGACCACGCCGCACGATCTGTTGCCGGTCATCAAGGCCGCCGGCGACATCGAGACGCACATCCTCGATCCCAGAGGTTACGCCTGCATGCTGCGCCTCAATCACCTGCAGCCGCCGTTCGACAATCCGGCGGTCCGCCGCGCGCTCTTGGGTGCGATCGACCAGTCCGCGTTCATGACGGCGGTCGCCGGCGTCGATCCCGCGTTTCAGGTCTCGCCGATCGGCTACTTCGCGCCCGGCACGCCGATGGCGAGCGAGGTCGGCCTCGATGTGTTCCGCGGGCCGCGCGACTACGCCAAGGTCAAGGCCGACCTGAAGGCTGCCGGCTACAATGGCGAGAAGATCGTGGTGCTCGTGCCCACCAATTCGCTGGCGCAGAAGCCGCTCGGCGAGATCGCTGTGGACTCGCTGCGCAAGGCCGGCATGAACGTCGAATATGCCGGGCTCGATTTTGCCGTCGTGCTGCAGCGCCAGCTCAAGAAGGATCCGGTCGGGCAGGGCGGCTGGAGCGCCGCGGTCGGCAATTGGCAGGGTATCGATTGGCTCAATCCCGCCGGCAACACCAACATCCGCGGCGAGGGCAAAGTCGCCGGCTGGTATGCGAGCACGAAGATGGGCGAGTTGCGCAGCCAGTGGCTGGCGGCTTCCGAGCTCGCGGAGCAGCAGCGCATCTGCCGCCAGATCCAGGCGGTGGCGTTCGAGGAGATTCCCTACATCCCGATCGGCCTGTACAAGCAGCCGACCGCCTATCGCAAGGCCATCACCGGCATTCTCGACGGCACCGCCGTCTTCTGGAACGTACGCCCCTCATGA
- a CDS encoding aspartate/glutamate racemase family protein: MTRILVINPNSSASVTAAIDEAVTPLRIAGGPDIEVVGLAEGPPGISSQRDADSVVMPLVNRVSRDDADAFVLACFSDPGLHAVREAACGRPVLGIAECGIFRALVLGERFGIIALSPSSIRRQQRMVRVMGVDGRYAGSWSVGASAAETAGADIRGRLIEAGRALVTQCRADVVVMGCAGMASHRAAIADAIGVPVVEPAQHAVAAAIGAVLLNT; encoded by the coding sequence ATGACCCGCATCCTCGTCATCAACCCGAATTCCTCGGCGTCGGTTACGGCGGCGATCGACGAGGCGGTCACGCCACTGCGGATCGCCGGCGGGCCTGACATCGAAGTGGTCGGCCTTGCCGAGGGGCCGCCCGGCATCTCGTCGCAACGCGATGCCGATAGCGTCGTGATGCCGCTGGTCAATCGCGTCTCGCGCGACGATGCGGATGCCTTCGTGCTGGCCTGCTTCAGCGATCCCGGCCTGCATGCGGTGCGCGAGGCGGCCTGTGGCCGCCCCGTGCTGGGCATCGCCGAATGCGGCATCTTTCGCGCGCTGGTGCTGGGCGAACGTTTCGGCATCATCGCGTTGTCGCCGTCGAGCATTCGGCGCCAGCAACGGATGGTGCGGGTCATGGGCGTCGACGGCCGCTATGCCGGAAGCTGGTCGGTCGGCGCGAGCGCGGCCGAGACGGCAGGTGCCGATATCCGGGGACGGTTGATCGAAGCCGGCCGCGCGCTGGTCACACAGTGCCGCGCCGACGTCGTGGTGATGGGCTGCGCCGGCATGGCCTCGCATCGTGCGGCAATCGCGGATGCGATCGGCGTGCCCGTGGTCGAGCCGGCGCAGCATGCGGTCGCCGCTGCGATCGGCGCGGTCTTGCTCAACACGTGA
- a CDS encoding LysR substrate-binding domain-containing protein yields MARINSRQVEAFRATMLTGSVTEAAALMTVTQPAVSRLLRDLQALLKMELFERRGTGLVPTAAAMALYTEVERSFVGLERITAAAEEIRGRRTGSLRIAALPALSNGYLPRLTGHFLKERPNLNLAFFGVISPIVVDWVLNNQCDVGFAEVPIAHSGLPSLRLPAPARVAVLPTGHRLTEKEVLEPHDFEGETFISLSAGSSSRHLVDQIFHRHDVRRVLRVETALSEIMCGMVSSGLGVAICDPFTAQEFSTRGVVVRRFLPRIDFEFSAVFPAQRSPSPVALDLVETMRKSLVEFDNLPGSPLD; encoded by the coding sequence ATGGCGCGGATCAATTCGCGGCAGGTGGAAGCCTTCCGCGCGACCATGCTGACCGGCAGCGTCACCGAGGCGGCGGCGCTGATGACGGTGACGCAGCCGGCGGTGAGCCGGTTGCTGCGCGACCTCCAGGCGCTGTTGAAGATGGAGCTGTTCGAGCGGCGCGGCACCGGCCTCGTGCCGACCGCCGCGGCAATGGCGCTCTACACCGAAGTGGAGCGCTCCTTCGTCGGCCTCGAACGGATCACGGCCGCGGCCGAAGAAATTCGCGGCCGCCGCACCGGCTCGCTGCGGATCGCAGCACTGCCGGCACTGTCGAACGGCTATCTGCCGCGACTCACCGGTCACTTCCTGAAGGAGCGGCCGAATCTCAACCTGGCCTTCTTCGGCGTGATCTCGCCGATCGTGGTCGATTGGGTGCTGAACAATCAGTGCGACGTCGGCTTTGCCGAGGTGCCGATCGCGCATTCCGGCCTGCCGAGCCTGCGGCTGCCCGCCCCTGCACGCGTCGCGGTGCTGCCGACAGGTCATCGCCTCACGGAAAAGGAAGTTCTGGAGCCGCATGATTTCGAGGGCGAGACCTTCATCTCGCTGTCGGCGGGATCGTCGAGCCGGCACCTCGTCGACCAGATCTTCCACCGTCACGACGTCCGTCGCGTGCTGCGGGTGGAGACTGCGCTGTCCGAGATCATGTGCGGCATGGTGTCGTCGGGGCTGGGCGTCGCGATCTGCGATCCCTTCACTGCGCAGGAATTCTCGACCCGCGGCGTCGTCGTGCGCCGCTTCCTGCCACGCATCGATTTCGAGTTCTCCGCGGTGTTTCCCGCACAACGCAGCCCCTCGCCGGTCGCGCTCGATCTGGTGGAGACCATGCGCAAGTCACTCGTCGAGTTCGACAACCTGCCGGGAAGTCCTTTAGATTAA